Proteins encoded by one window of Moorella humiferrea:
- a CDS encoding TolC family protein: MRKILRKILTAFVGALLIIAFAVPTAIAASSKDGNGTGEVISLQQAVDMAIKNDETLKSALAEIDRTRALRENAQENMSFTPVEGGYNGAYGPQIEASWLSLLGADLNYRASQRTYQANLDTLALKVCKAYWDVQVAREKVALQEKVMQQALLNLQNARAAVQAGTAAASTLTAAESAWKQAEDSLTAAKHTLDSAYTTFNNLVGLDAGARPLLQEEPAYSPLDIANLEYEVQRVLENDPNVWKAQQNIDVKRWSATMMYSSGSYTPYDARQAELQQAEYTLETVKEATALKTRSLYYQIKSLEENYSAAQAALSAAQEKLRVEQAKAQVGMNTKADVIAAEVDVAKAQEALDELVRNHAYLKLAFEKPWAMS, from the coding sequence ATGCGCAAAATACTTCGCAAGATTCTCACAGCATTTGTTGGAGCTTTGTTGATTATAGCTTTTGCCGTTCCAACGGCCATAGCGGCATCAAGCAAAGACGGCAACGGCACCGGGGAAGTTATTTCCCTGCAGCAGGCCGTAGACATGGCGATCAAGAATGATGAAACCTTGAAAAGCGCCCTGGCGGAAATTGACCGCACCAGGGCACTGCGTGAAAATGCCCAGGAAAATATGAGTTTTACACCGGTCGAGGGCGGGTACAACGGCGCCTACGGCCCGCAAATAGAAGCCAGTTGGCTCAGCCTTCTCGGCGCGGATTTAAACTATCGAGCGAGCCAGCGTACTTATCAAGCCAACCTGGACACCCTGGCGCTTAAAGTCTGTAAAGCCTACTGGGACGTCCAGGTAGCCAGGGAAAAGGTGGCCCTGCAGGAAAAGGTCATGCAACAGGCCCTGTTGAACCTTCAGAACGCGCGCGCTGCCGTGCAGGCCGGGACGGCCGCTGCGTCAACCCTGACTGCGGCCGAGAGCGCCTGGAAACAGGCTGAAGACAGCCTTACCGCCGCAAAGCACACCCTTGACAGCGCTTATACCACCTTCAACAACCTGGTGGGCCTTGACGCCGGCGCCCGGCCGTTACTGCAGGAAGAGCCTGCCTATTCACCATTAGATATAGCCAACCTGGAATACGAGGTGCAGCGGGTGCTTGAGAACGACCCCAACGTCTGGAAAGCCCAGCAGAACATTGACGTTAAACGCTGGAGCGCAACGATGATGTACAGCTCAGGATCCTATACCCCCTATGATGCCCGACAGGCCGAGCTGCAGCAAGCTGAATATACCCTGGAAACAGTTAAAGAAGCGACGGCCCTGAAAACCCGGTCCCTTTATTACCAGATTAAAAGCCTGGAAGAGAACTACAGCGCCGCCCAGGCAGCGTTGAGCGCCGCCCAGGAAAAGCTGCGGGTGGAACAGGCCAAAGCCCAGGTGGGCATGAACACCAAAGCCGATGTTATCGCTGCGGAAGTAGATGTCGCCAAAGCCCAGGAAGCCCTTGACGAGCTGGTGCGAAACCATGCTTACTTGAAACTTGCCTTTGAAAAGCCCTGGGCCATGTCTTAG
- a CDS encoding ATP-binding cassette domain-containing protein translates to METIVAVKDLTQKIGRKTVLDGLNIEVRAGECLGIFGMKGSGKTALLHILAGIDRFNSGKVEIAGMDIRRTEKFKRYLGLVTQERSLFQDLNAAENLDFIAALKNAGRDNINRLIERLELGEVLNQPVGHMEAGPYQRLALACALLNSPRLLIADELLGAIDLDSRRIILQELNNFLAGGGTCIWAFSNAEFMHHVHRVGWLEKGKIASYPPAEALTRWNARLQAITGQGGGGDA, encoded by the coding sequence ATGGAGACAATCGTCGCCGTTAAAGACCTGACGCAAAAAATCGGCCGAAAAACCGTCCTGGACGGCCTGAACATCGAAGTAAGGGCCGGGGAATGCCTGGGCATCTTCGGCATGAAAGGCAGCGGCAAGACGGCCCTCCTCCACATCCTGGCCGGCATCGACAGGTTCAATTCCGGAAAAGTAGAGATAGCCGGGATGGATATCCGCAGGACCGAGAAGTTTAAAAGATACCTGGGACTGGTCACCCAGGAGCGCAGCCTTTTCCAGGATCTGAACGCGGCGGAAAACCTCGACTTTATCGCCGCGCTGAAAAACGCCGGCCGGGATAATATCAACCGGCTGATTGAGCGGCTGGAACTGGGCGAAGTGTTAAATCAACCCGTAGGCCACATGGAGGCGGGCCCGTACCAGCGCCTGGCCTTGGCCTGCGCCCTCCTCAACAGCCCCCGACTGCTCATCGCCGACGAGCTCCTCGGCGCCATCGACCTGGATTCGCGCCGCATTATCTTGCAAGAGTTAAATAACTTTCTTGCCGGGGGCGGGACTTGTATCTGGGCTTTCAGCAACGCCGAGTTTATGCACCACGTCCACCGGGTAGGCTGGCTGGAGAAAGGTAAAATCGCCTCCTACCCGCCCGCTGAAGCCCTGACGCGGTGGAACGCCCGGCTCCAGGCCATCACCGGGCAGGGCGGTGGCGGCGATGCTTAG
- a CDS encoding S-layer homology domain-containing protein: MGNRSLAHYKAFLLAILMAVAALVFLQPGTALAGDEEDKSYNEQVIDDLMYYKYSFEQGNIDVGAMIDHLQDALDKLNLSDVQDYMRDDIRQVVRMVAAGMADLPAGSISARTTKTKVIISLGEKTLPEHYRNVILKAEKLYDRLAAIGLDDMVQLLQESRPKDVIGLTIPEGYTREGVQVILPLINVDDFEGLEGYSLLVKGNEVTFKVPLKILRSKEGGGSLSFSYKTIEPAPLSIPGPNALKSAVYDIDIYWQRPDGSRVDKQTSQVMLTLPYRQGEVADPLYLGVFTYNEAGCDWNIVQGSFSSPGQVEISLVNPGKYAVLEYKKTFADIAGHWAEKDIVYMASRQIVQGLLDDLFLPDNPATRAQFAAMVLRTFGGMEITPEKPTFVDVIPDSRYFGAVEGAYRAGLVAGIDQDHFAPGQNITREEMAAMIARGLGTGYKTTADLSGALEKLKEFKDYDDLSPWARESMALCYQLGIIKGTPEGFILPKAYATRAEATAMLRRVLNILEADKSTL; this comes from the coding sequence ATGGGAAACCGTTCATTGGCACATTATAAAGCGTTTCTTCTGGCCATCCTGATGGCAGTCGCCGCCCTGGTCTTCTTGCAGCCGGGAACCGCCCTGGCTGGAGACGAAGAGGATAAGAGCTACAATGAGCAGGTTATAGACGACCTGATGTACTACAAATACTCCTTTGAGCAGGGAAACATTGATGTAGGCGCCATGATTGACCACCTGCAGGACGCCCTGGATAAGCTAAACTTAAGCGATGTCCAGGACTACATGCGGGACGATATCCGCCAGGTGGTCAGGATGGTTGCCGCTGGTATGGCCGACCTTCCTGCCGGCAGCATATCCGCCAGGACCACCAAAACCAAGGTCATCATTTCCCTGGGTGAGAAAACCCTGCCAGAGCATTACCGCAACGTAATTTTAAAAGCGGAAAAGCTCTACGACCGTCTTGCCGCCATCGGGTTGGACGACATGGTCCAGCTTTTGCAGGAAAGCAGGCCCAAAGACGTAATAGGGTTGACCATACCGGAAGGTTACACTAGGGAAGGCGTCCAGGTAATTTTGCCTTTGATAAACGTCGACGACTTTGAAGGTCTTGAAGGTTACAGCCTATTGGTAAAAGGTAACGAAGTCACTTTCAAAGTTCCTTTGAAGATTTTGCGTTCCAAGGAAGGGGGCGGCAGTTTAAGCTTCTCATACAAAACCATAGAGCCGGCGCCGCTGTCGATCCCCGGCCCCAACGCCTTGAAGAGCGCTGTGTACGATATTGATATTTACTGGCAGCGGCCGGACGGCTCCCGGGTGGATAAACAGACCAGCCAGGTAATGCTGACGCTGCCTTACCGGCAGGGTGAAGTTGCTGATCCCCTCTATCTCGGGGTCTTCACCTATAACGAAGCTGGATGCGATTGGAATATCGTCCAGGGATCTTTTAGCTCGCCTGGCCAGGTTGAGATCTCCCTGGTCAACCCTGGAAAATATGCGGTCCTTGAGTATAAGAAAACCTTTGCCGACATTGCCGGCCACTGGGCGGAAAAAGATATCGTCTACATGGCTTCCAGGCAGATCGTTCAGGGACTGCTGGATGACCTCTTCCTACCCGACAACCCCGCCACCCGGGCGCAGTTCGCGGCCATGGTTCTCAGGACCTTTGGCGGGATGGAAATAACACCAGAAAAACCCACCTTCGTTGACGTGATACCCGACAGCCGGTATTTCGGCGCGGTGGAAGGCGCTTACAGGGCCGGGCTGGTTGCCGGTATCGACCAGGACCATTTCGCGCCGGGCCAGAACATCACCCGCGAAGAGATGGCGGCGATGATCGCCAGAGGGCTGGGCACGGGATACAAAACCACAGCCGATTTGAGTGGTGCCCTGGAGAAGTTGAAAGAATTTAAGGACTACGACGATCTTTCGCCCTGGGCCCGGGAAAGCATGGCCCTGTGCTATCAACTGGGGATCATTAAGGGTACGCCGGAGGGGTTTATCCTGCCCAAAGCGTACGCCACACGCGCCGAGGCGACGGCCATGCTGCGGCGGGTCCTAAATATCCTGGAGGCAGACAAATCCACCCTTTAA
- a CDS encoding TetR/AcrR family transcriptional regulator: MMERSAKGSRERILAAAEEVFAAKGIDGARVDEIAALARVNKRMLYHYFNSKEELYTYVLKVNFEKSLAAGKKAFREKGDIKQQVAAAIRNYFYFLAANPNYPRLMAWEALQGGKYARKVLPEVWEQGLPSLKAILAEGISRGVFRPDLDLKQVLASITTLCSGYFTNKDILAILWEEDPLSPGNMERRLKHITDLILNHIVA; the protein is encoded by the coding sequence ATGATGGAAAGGAGCGCAAAAGGCAGCCGGGAACGCATCCTGGCTGCCGCCGAAGAAGTCTTCGCCGCCAAAGGCATAGATGGCGCGCGGGTAGATGAAATCGCCGCCCTGGCGCGGGTAAATAAACGCATGCTCTATCACTACTTCAACAGCAAAGAAGAACTGTATACTTACGTCCTCAAGGTGAATTTCGAAAAAAGCCTCGCCGCTGGGAAAAAGGCCTTCCGCGAGAAGGGTGATATCAAGCAGCAGGTCGCGGCGGCCATCCGCAATTACTTTTATTTTCTGGCCGCCAACCCCAACTACCCCCGCCTTATGGCCTGGGAAGCCCTCCAGGGCGGAAAGTACGCCCGTAAAGTTTTGCCGGAGGTGTGGGAACAGGGGCTGCCCAGCCTCAAGGCCATCCTCGCCGAAGGCATTTCCCGGGGCGTTTTCCGCCCCGACCTGGACCTCAAACAGGTGCTGGCCAGCATCACCACCCTCTGTTCCGGCTATTTCACCAACAAGGATATTCTGGCCATCCTCTGGGAAGAGGACCCCTTGAGCCCCGGCAATATGGAAAGGAGACTCAAGCATATTACTGATCTGATTTTAAACCACATCGTCGCGTGA
- a CDS encoding toxin-antitoxin system TumE family protein, with the protein MYKMDYSYHWQDENKKPIKRWDNAPHHPEIKTSPHHIHEEDQIKPFI; encoded by the coding sequence TTGTATAAAATGGATTATTCCTATCACTGGCAGGATGAAAATAAGAAACCGATAAAAAGATGGGATAATGCTCCCCATCATCCAGAGATTAAAACAAGTCCGCATCATATTCACGAAGAGGATCAAATTAAACCCTTTATATAA
- a CDS encoding ABC transporter permease — protein MLRQCLAIMRREVFYLWRDRGLRYILFCGSILGLLLFYAVYSAQVLKDIPTAVVDLDNSAASRELVDKIGKAEYLKLVASVTSYDDLQELIKQGKAVVGVVIPENYGRNLALGRQARVLAVIDGSNMIYATNASAALLTVTRTLSAQAGVSALVARGVQLQQAKEAYQAIDISEEAWFNPALNYAYFLVLALALNIWQQCCTLAACLNVIGERGMKSWLQIKACGISKFRLFASKSMAQIFIFMAVVLPVYVLAFGVFRLPLNCSLPALLLFTLAFAVAIHSIGTLASSFARNAVDAARFGMIIALPSFVLSGYTWPLEPMPVYLQKVAWILPQTWFFQGINYFAFKNAGWNLMAHYILAMLAVAAVCYGAAAVFIARS, from the coding sequence ATGCTTAGACAGTGCCTGGCCATTATGCGGCGCGAGGTGTTTTACCTCTGGCGCGACAGGGGCTTGCGCTATATCCTTTTCTGCGGCTCTATATTGGGGCTGCTGCTCTTCTACGCCGTCTACAGCGCCCAGGTATTAAAAGACATCCCCACCGCGGTCGTCGACCTGGACAACTCCGCCGCCAGCCGCGAGCTGGTGGACAAGATAGGCAAGGCGGAATATTTAAAGCTAGTCGCCTCGGTCACGAGTTACGACGACCTGCAGGAGTTAATCAAGCAGGGGAAAGCCGTCGTGGGCGTCGTCATCCCCGAAAACTACGGCAGGAATCTGGCCCTCGGCCGGCAGGCGCGGGTGCTGGCAGTTATCGACGGGAGCAACATGATCTATGCCACCAACGCCTCCGCGGCTTTGCTGACCGTCACCCGCACCCTCAGCGCCCAGGCCGGCGTCAGCGCCCTGGTGGCCCGGGGGGTCCAATTGCAACAAGCCAAAGAAGCCTACCAGGCCATCGACATCAGCGAGGAAGCATGGTTCAACCCGGCCCTCAACTACGCCTACTTCCTGGTGCTGGCCCTGGCTTTAAACATCTGGCAGCAGTGCTGCACCCTGGCGGCGTGCCTGAACGTCATCGGCGAAAGGGGCATGAAAAGCTGGCTGCAGATCAAGGCCTGCGGCATTTCCAAATTTAGATTATTCGCCAGCAAATCGATGGCCCAGATATTTATTTTTATGGCCGTCGTCTTGCCCGTGTATGTCCTGGCCTTCGGCGTCTTTAGGCTGCCCCTCAACTGCAGCTTACCGGCCCTTCTCCTCTTCACCCTGGCCTTCGCCGTAGCCATCCACAGCATCGGCACCCTGGCGTCCAGTTTCGCCCGCAACGCCGTCGACGCCGCCAGGTTCGGGATGATTATCGCCCTGCCTTCCTTTGTGCTGTCGGGCTATACATGGCCCCTGGAACCCATGCCGGTTTACCTGCAGAAGGTTGCCTGGATACTGCCCCAGACGTGGTTCTTCCAGGGGATAAACTACTTTGCCTTCAAAAACGCCGGCTGGAATTTGATGGCCCATTATATACTAGCCATGCTGGCCGTCGCCGCCGTATGCTATGGCGCAGCGGCCGTCTTTATCGCGCGGAGTTAA
- a CDS encoding ABC transporter permease — translation MRQILNIAHYEMLHIFKEKILFLMVFLVPLGYAALFGATYVSAILNNVPVAIVDLDDSKLSREIAAAFANSPHFKVVDDIKTYPELQEGMKNGQVRAGVVIPEHFEQDMAQHALTRVLTVYDGSNLIWGYNTRKYIREVFNDFIAGRAASYLAGLGYTKNEVRAIMDTVSLNTEVWYNPTFSYTNFLYMGLIMIILHQIGLLSVSLTVTREKERRTWLQFLSAPVPAWKIFAGKALPYFLAGFFNYVLLLWFAARFVHLKFGGSLTLLILLGLLYDLIITAAGFFISTRAPNSLQVTRYVMLLSVPLFMISGFTWPWTHIPAFINFLARLLPSTWMMLGFRQVALKELELSYILPHIRALSLMAFLAVLAAVTFPKRLNPPPNGGPAINNGPSYLSRWK, via the coding sequence ATGCGGCAGATCCTCAACATCGCCCACTACGAAATGCTCCATATTTTTAAAGAGAAAATCCTTTTTTTAATGGTTTTCCTGGTACCCCTCGGCTACGCCGCCCTTTTCGGCGCCACCTATGTCAGCGCCATCCTGAACAACGTGCCTGTAGCCATCGTCGACCTGGATGACTCGAAGCTCAGCCGGGAAATAGCCGCTGCCTTCGCCAACAGCCCCCACTTCAAGGTCGTCGACGACATAAAGACTTATCCAGAGCTTCAGGAGGGGATGAAAAACGGCCAGGTACGGGCCGGCGTGGTCATCCCGGAACACTTTGAGCAGGATATGGCCCAGCACGCCTTGACGCGGGTACTGACCGTTTACGACGGCTCCAATTTAATCTGGGGGTACAATACCCGCAAGTACATCCGCGAGGTGTTTAACGATTTCATTGCCGGCAGGGCGGCATCCTACCTGGCGGGGCTGGGTTATACTAAAAACGAGGTCCGCGCCATTATGGACACGGTTTCCCTGAACACCGAAGTCTGGTACAACCCTACTTTCAGCTACACCAACTTTTTATACATGGGGTTAATCATGATTATCCTGCACCAGATCGGCCTCCTCAGCGTCAGCCTGACCGTAACCCGCGAGAAAGAGCGCCGGACCTGGCTGCAGTTCTTGAGCGCACCCGTGCCGGCGTGGAAAATCTTCGCCGGCAAGGCCCTGCCTTATTTCCTCGCTGGCTTCTTTAATTACGTCCTCCTGCTCTGGTTCGCCGCCCGCTTCGTCCACCTGAAGTTCGGCGGTTCCCTGACCCTGCTTATCCTGCTCGGCCTGCTCTACGACTTGATCATCACCGCTGCCGGTTTTTTTATTTCCACCCGTGCACCCAACTCTCTGCAGGTTACCAGGTACGTGATGCTTTTGTCCGTCCCCTTGTTCATGATCTCCGGCTTTACCTGGCCCTGGACCCATATACCGGCTTTTATCAATTTCCTGGCCCGGCTGCTGCCTTCCACCTGGATGATGCTGGGCTTTCGCCAGGTCGCCCTGAAGGAGCTTGAGTTGAGCTATATCCTGCCGCACATCCGGGCCTTGAGCCTGATGGCTTTCCTGGCGGTGCTGGCCGCCGTCACTTTTCCCAAGCGGCTCAACCCGCCCCCGAACGGCGGGCCGGCGATAAACAACGGCCCCTCGTATCTCTCCCGCTGGAAATAA
- a CDS encoding copper amine oxidase N-terminal domain-containing protein — translation MLKTRKKWISILLTLAMLVGLMVPFAGTAGAVGTVYTALEVPTVEDDTTTSLGKFQVEIDPAYITTTTTPDLQQYMAWVELPSDFEIKGLTVAGTQATSITSTTTVTGYAYNGSNPGAVVTASDFTADGNGFKLSVGYDNNVVTSANAFNGQKMRFVISFDSVKVPAGYSGDIPVTISYIKGQLVNGKVVVAQVGAGALKVSAVKTESFSDAGGNVKIRVEETVAGKMNATDQLKLELPDGFEWGNVSTTTINDSTETGAKILWGDIAANNTANIIITSDGDTLKIKLAYADTNNDKNNDYESTQKSAFEFWAPIKVTDPDDAKVGDIVAKVKGDYDVSPTELVVGTYGDYEATIEAEDSNVTATAGMNDQDISDIKIKEVLSGSLIPGRTITLTLPENARWVKIDDQYVNPDDNKSELKINDIIDSDQNLNLVFSGLQGTDDRTAKFTITGQATSGDNEAELTIENCTVALKAGVTGDLKVTVGGSQGLTGEITVAKVVAPITVTADKTNVQIGKAAQAAGKIVITESEAGAIDSDGALTVTLPKDIEFNGTPDVKVTKGDLEVTDVNVVDSASGRNDVLEIKFKDDSNEASTIEISNIKYDINRVLGEGDVVVKIGGSAVVETNYQGYWDTNNGGTDKWDTEDPFFKSNDYAAKVVNAVCVTPAPGGAKYSASFVIGSTAYTVNGVQYTMDVAAYTKDGRTYLPVRYVAYALGIAPENILWDGKTATFIGEGRVVQLTPGSSILTINGAPVNMDVTTDLVNGRVMVPFRWVAQAFGAQVNYDEATQTVSIN, via the coding sequence TTGCTAAAGACGAGGAAGAAATGGATTTCCATCCTGCTCACCCTGGCCATGCTGGTGGGCCTGATGGTACCCTTCGCCGGGACGGCAGGGGCCGTAGGTACTGTCTATACTGCCTTAGAAGTACCTACAGTTGAAGATGATACCACTACTAGCCTTGGAAAATTCCAGGTTGAGATTGATCCTGCTTATATTACTACTACTACTACACCTGATCTCCAACAATATATGGCATGGGTTGAACTGCCTTCTGATTTTGAAATTAAAGGCTTGACTGTAGCTGGTACACAAGCCACTAGTATTACATCTACAACTACAGTAACAGGATATGCTTATAATGGCAGCAATCCAGGGGCCGTAGTTACTGCCTCCGACTTTACTGCTGATGGCAATGGATTTAAACTTTCTGTGGGCTATGATAATAATGTAGTAACTAGTGCTAATGCATTTAATGGGCAAAAAATGCGCTTCGTTATTTCCTTCGATAGCGTAAAAGTTCCTGCTGGCTACAGCGGCGATATTCCGGTAACAATTTCCTACATTAAAGGTCAGCTTGTGAACGGCAAAGTTGTTGTCGCCCAGGTAGGGGCTGGCGCCCTTAAGGTCAGCGCCGTGAAGACCGAATCTTTCTCCGATGCGGGCGGCAACGTAAAGATCCGCGTTGAAGAAACTGTTGCAGGCAAAATGAACGCTACAGACCAACTGAAATTAGAGCTTCCCGACGGCTTTGAGTGGGGAAATGTCTCTACTACTACTATCAACGATTCTACGGAGACTGGTGCAAAAATTTTATGGGGCGATATAGCGGCTAATAACACTGCCAATATTATCATTACATCTGATGGCGATACATTGAAGATTAAACTAGCCTATGCTGATACTAATAATGATAAAAATAATGACTATGAATCTACCCAAAAGTCCGCTTTCGAATTCTGGGCGCCGATTAAGGTAACTGACCCGGACGATGCGAAAGTTGGCGACATTGTTGCCAAAGTTAAAGGCGACTACGACGTCAGCCCGACCGAGCTGGTAGTAGGCACCTACGGAGATTATGAAGCCACCATTGAGGCCGAAGACTCCAATGTGACGGCTACTGCCGGCATGAACGACCAAGACATCAGCGACATCAAGATTAAAGAAGTCCTTTCCGGCAGCTTAATTCCTGGCCGGACGATAACGTTAACTTTACCTGAAAACGCCCGCTGGGTTAAGATTGACGATCAGTACGTGAACCCGGACGACAACAAATCCGAACTTAAGATAAACGATATAATTGACAGCGATCAAAATTTGAATCTTGTCTTCTCAGGGCTGCAGGGCACCGATGACAGGACTGCCAAATTCACCATTACGGGCCAGGCAACCAGCGGAGACAATGAAGCTGAACTGACGATTGAGAACTGCACTGTCGCTTTGAAGGCTGGCGTTACCGGCGACCTGAAAGTTACGGTTGGCGGTAGCCAGGGGCTCACTGGCGAGATTACTGTTGCCAAAGTTGTTGCTCCTATCACCGTAACCGCCGATAAGACGAACGTGCAAATCGGTAAAGCGGCTCAAGCCGCCGGCAAGATCGTTATCACTGAAAGCGAAGCTGGCGCCATCGACAGCGACGGTGCTCTGACCGTCACCCTGCCGAAGGATATAGAGTTCAACGGAACGCCTGACGTAAAAGTTACTAAGGGCGATCTGGAAGTCACCGACGTGAATGTAGTAGACAGCGCGTCCGGCCGCAATGACGTGCTGGAGATCAAGTTCAAAGACGACAGCAACGAGGCAAGCACCATTGAGATCAGCAACATCAAATATGATATCAACCGCGTGCTGGGCGAAGGTGACGTCGTAGTTAAGATCGGCGGCAGCGCTGTAGTCGAAACTAATTATCAGGGATACTGGGATACGAACAATGGCGGTACAGATAAATGGGATACTGAAGACCCGTTCTTCAAGAGCAACGATTACGCTGCTAAGGTCGTCAACGCCGTTTGCGTAACCCCGGCTCCCGGTGGTGCTAAATACTCCGCTTCCTTCGTGATCGGCAGCACCGCCTACACTGTTAACGGCGTTCAGTACACCATGGACGTCGCCGCTTACACGAAGGATGGCCGTACCTACCTGCCGGTGCGCTACGTGGCCTACGCCCTGGGCATCGCTCCGGAGAACATCCTCTGGGACGGCAAGACCGCAACCTTCATCGGAGAAGGTCGCGTAGTCCAGCTCACCCCGGGCAGCTCGATACTGACCATCAACGGCGCGCCCGTTAACATGGACGTGACCACTGACCTGGTCAACGGCCGCGTGATGGTGCCCTTCCGCTGGGTAGCCCAGGCCTTCGGCGCTCAGGTGAACTACGACGAGGCCACCCAGACGGTGAGCATCAACTAA
- a CDS encoding HlyD family secretion protein, with protein sequence MDVLTRIKLKKTAVTFLLAGIVAAAVFIFHNYFYKQQVAIAEERDSLIATGTIEARTAVAAFKIPGRIETILVDEGARVEQGQELARLDSSELNAKLAQAEGAYAAAQGQVNQASHNVTLQSQQIEAKIKQAEAGVAAAEVGVKDAQDQVNAAEVGVKDAKDQLNNAQDLYERLRLLHDQGAIDDRKLEEARIGYERAQNAYNAAQISYERARNAYEAAQKKLQEARALLDQAISARTGVAVAQAQQEAATGQAKQAGGALEEAKAYLADAVLKAPITGFITQKYLEQGEMVNAGTPVFEITDLLHTYVKVYISEKKIGRVRLGQEAEITVDAFPGKTFKGKVVWINDAGEFAVKKAINDQYDHDIRSFEVKIDVPNPDLILKTGMTARVKILEGERQ encoded by the coding sequence GTGGACGTTTTAACCCGCATCAAACTCAAAAAAACGGCAGTAACCTTCCTGCTGGCAGGCATAGTCGCCGCAGCCGTCTTTATCTTTCACAACTACTTTTATAAGCAGCAGGTAGCAATCGCCGAAGAGCGCGACAGCCTCATCGCCACCGGGACCATAGAAGCCAGGACCGCCGTGGCGGCCTTTAAAATACCCGGCAGGATCGAAACCATTCTCGTCGACGAGGGCGCCAGGGTGGAGCAGGGCCAGGAGCTGGCCCGCCTGGACAGCAGCGAGCTCAATGCCAAGCTGGCCCAGGCCGAAGGGGCCTATGCCGCCGCCCAGGGGCAGGTTAACCAGGCCAGCCATAACGTGACCTTACAGAGCCAGCAAATTGAAGCCAAGATCAAGCAGGCCGAGGCAGGCGTCGCCGCAGCCGAGGTGGGCGTTAAGGACGCTCAAGATCAGGTAAACGCAGCCGAGGTAGGCGTTAAAGATGCAAAAGATCAGCTAAACAATGCCCAAGACCTCTACGAACGCCTCCGTCTCCTGCATGACCAGGGGGCCATAGATGACCGCAAACTGGAAGAAGCCAGAATCGGCTACGAGCGGGCCCAGAACGCCTACAACGCAGCCCAGATCAGCTATGAGCGAGCCCGGAACGCCTACGAGGCAGCGCAAAAGAAGCTGCAGGAGGCCCGCGCCCTTCTCGACCAGGCTATTTCGGCCCGGACAGGCGTGGCGGTGGCCCAGGCCCAGCAAGAAGCCGCCACCGGCCAGGCCAAGCAGGCCGGCGGTGCGCTAGAGGAAGCAAAGGCCTACCTGGCCGACGCCGTTTTAAAAGCCCCCATAACCGGCTTCATCACCCAGAAATACCTCGAGCAGGGCGAAATGGTCAACGCCGGGACGCCCGTCTTTGAAATCACCGATTTGCTCCATACCTACGTCAAAGTTTACATAAGCGAAAAGAAGATCGGCCGCGTCCGCCTCGGCCAGGAAGCGGAGATCACGGTAGACGCCTTCCCGGGCAAAACCTTTAAAGGCAAAGTGGTGTGGATCAACGACGCCGGCGAGTTTGCCGTCAAAAAGGCGATTAATGATCAGTACGACCATGACATCCGCAGCTTCGAGGTTAAAATTGACGTCCCCAACCCGGATCTGATCTTAAAAACCGGTATGACGGCCAGGGTAAAGATCCTGGAAGGGGAGCGGCAGTAA